In Prochlorococcus marinus XMU1404, the sequence TAAATCAATCCCTTAATAGTAACGCCTCTTTCACCTGAACAGTTGTAAATATTATTTTCAGAATTTTCAAATTTTATGCACCTAATCATTACATCAGTAAGATCTGAAACATGTCCAAGCTGAGTGATTAAAGACCCGTCCCCAGGGATTGGTATGGATTTATAAGTAAATAACCTTTCAAAAAACCAATTTTCAATTTTATTATAATTTCCTGGTCCATAAATATAAGTAGGTCTAAAACTTGTAAAAGGAATTTTTTGATTTATCAACCAATTTTCCGTCTCAAACTTTCCTTTGTGCCGACTATCTGGGTCAATCGGATCATCCTCAGATAATGGTAATTCACAATTATCTTTATAAACGCCTGCAGAGCTGACATATATATATCTCTGGAAAGAGTTATCTAAATTTTCTATAAGAAGTTTAGTTTGTTTTAACTCTCGTCCAGAGATATCATAAACGACATCATACTTTTCATTTTTTAGCTTAACTATACTTTCTAAATTATCCCTATCCCCCTTAATTAAATTTGTATTTTCAGGATTAGCTTTATTACCTCTCGTAAAAATATCTATATCATGATTTTGATTTAATAACTTTTCAACCAAAGACTTTCCAACAAATCTAGTGCCACCCATTACAAGAATTTTCATATTCAAAAAATATTTAACTGAAGTAGTAATCTTAAATAGGATTACATATTGAATAGTACTACTAAGAAGTAATTAATGAAAAGGATGTTTCTATGGAACTAATACCAGCTATTGATTTAATGAATGGCAAGTGCGTAAGGCTTTTTAAAGGTGACTTTAATAAAAAAAAAGATTTCAAAAAAGAGCCTCATGAGCAAGCAAAATTTTGGGAAAGCGAAGGAGCAAAATATATTCATATAGTTGATTTGG encodes:
- a CDS encoding NAD-dependent epimerase/dehydratase family protein; protein product: MKILVMGGTRFVGKSLVEKLLNQNHDIDIFTRGNKANPENTNLIKGDRDNLESIVKLKNEKYDVVYDISGRELKQTKLLIENLDNSFQRYIYVSSAGVYKDNCELPLSEDDPIDPDSRHKGKFETENWLINQKIPFTSFRPTYIYGPGNYNKIENWFFERLFTYKSIPIPGDGSLITQLGHVSDLTDVMIRCIKFENSENNIYNCSGERGVTIKGLIYFCAKVLGLNQNEISLRTFDYQKLDPKSRKGFPIRLNHYQTDISKIKNDLDWEPNFDLLNGLKDSFVNDFNFKKNEGFEKNSDRILFNS